One genomic window of Chitinophagaceae bacterium includes the following:
- a CDS encoding aryl-sulfate sulfotransferase: MKITCTFFAFALSIQIVSAQFSYVSPMPGSLYHNPQTNIILLNGQTIDAESVSNPDLLEIVGSVSGNHTWKARLSDDNKTVVIKPVPLFAYDETVYVIVNNGLRKSTGEVINGTSFSFQTRKAITPEQQARYKKDKLEDFIESFGYNPTKPTGPIDPNDDPQDGFFETPDSFPSFKININNNPAPGKIFYGSQQELDEEDTNSFPTIIENDGTLVWARDEGKDGHDFKINPSGYLSYYSYAYSWWKILDSNYNEIDSVHCGNGYDDETNGHDFQMYADGHYYVPAFNDLTIDMTAYGGQPDALVKGYILQELDQNKDVIFQWRSWDHFLFTDANQWTPLTNSKVDYVHGNACSRDLDGNVIISCRNMDEVTKINRQTGDIIWRMGGENNQFTFVDDNIPQHFSQQHDARRIANGNITLFNNGNKLPPEISSAKEYQLDEVNKIATLVWYYEHPDVPPNHVFGRASGNAQRLPNGNTMISWGTIYWNKDIPSMTEVDSNKNIVWEMTFDTAGQKSYRTYKFEWIRCAVPVDSTLTSTFYEPDSVVVSWGDPNNSSSYIFEYKLSTEVDWITIPTTENFISIDNLIPQSVYDWRVHTVCEKFTDTSTISNVHQFNTIGSGAPVQQETTASFSLYPNPAVSGVTISLNLQEAGNIVISLTNALGQEIHEESFKAAAGKSQREIKLKGLPAGAYTVQMRTEKLVSKQQLVIH; this comes from the coding sequence ATGAAAATCACCTGTACCTTTTTTGCATTCGCACTTAGCATTCAAATTGTTTCCGCTCAATTTAGCTATGTAAGTCCGATGCCGGGATCACTATATCACAACCCGCAAACAAACATTATTCTGCTCAATGGACAGACAATTGACGCGGAGTCGGTGTCAAATCCTGACCTGCTTGAGATTGTTGGTTCTGTAAGCGGAAATCATACCTGGAAGGCACGCTTATCAGACGACAATAAAACTGTTGTCATTAAACCTGTTCCTCTGTTTGCTTACGACGAAACTGTATATGTAATTGTAAACAACGGCCTTCGTAAAAGTACAGGTGAGGTAATCAATGGCACGTCTTTCAGTTTTCAGACCCGTAAAGCAATTACACCTGAACAACAGGCACGTTACAAAAAAGATAAGCTGGAAGATTTCATAGAATCGTTCGGATACAATCCAACTAAACCAACTGGACCAATCGATCCAAATGACGATCCTCAGGATGGTTTTTTTGAAACTCCGGATTCATTTCCGAGTTTTAAGATCAATATAAATAACAACCCTGCACCCGGAAAAATATTTTACGGATCACAGCAGGAACTTGACGAAGAAGACACCAATTCCTTTCCAACCATAATTGAAAATGACGGCACATTAGTTTGGGCGCGGGACGAGGGAAAAGATGGTCATGATTTTAAAATAAATCCCAGCGGTTACCTGAGCTACTATAGTTACGCTTATTCCTGGTGGAAAATACTGGACTCAAATTATAATGAGATTGATTCTGTTCATTGCGGAAATGGTTATGATGATGAAACCAACGGACATGATTTTCAGATGTATGCCGATGGCCATTATTATGTTCCTGCCTTTAATGACCTGACAATTGATATGACTGCCTATGGAGGTCAGCCGGATGCATTGGTGAAAGGATATATTCTCCAGGAACTTGATCAAAACAAAGATGTCATTTTCCAATGGAGAAGTTGGGATCATTTTCTTTTTACTGATGCAAATCAATGGACACCACTTACTAACTCTAAAGTGGACTATGTACATGGCAATGCATGTAGCAGAGATCTGGATGGAAATGTAATAATCTCCTGCCGTAACATGGATGAAGTAACTAAAATCAACAGGCAGACAGGAGATATTATCTGGAGAATGGGCGGCGAAAACAATCAATTTACTTTTGTAGACGATAATATTCCTCAACATTTCAGTCAGCAGCACGATGCACGCAGAATTGCGAATGGAAATATCACGCTTTTCAACAATGGCAATAAGTTACCTCCTGAAATCAGCAGTGCAAAAGAATACCAGCTTGATGAAGTGAATAAGATTGCAACTTTGGTTTGGTATTATGAACATCCCGATGTTCCACCAAATCATGTGTTCGGACGTGCTTCGGGCAACGCACAACGGCTTCCCAATGGTAACACGATGATTAGCTGGGGAACCATTTATTGGAATAAAGATATTCCTTCAATGACTGAAGTTGATTCTAATAAAAACATTGTGTGGGAAATGACATTTGATACAGCCGGGCAAAAAAGTTACCGGACCTATAAGTTTGAATGGATCCGTTGTGCGGTTCCTGTAGACAGCACTTTAACCTCAACTTTTTACGAACCGGATTCTGTGGTGGTTAGTTGGGGAGATCCGAATAATTCTTCATCTTATATTTTTGAATATAAGCTTTCCACTGAAGTGGATTGGATAACCATTCCAACGACAGAAAACTTTATTTCCATAGATAATCTGATACCTCAATCCGTTTATGACTGGAGGGTGCATACAGTCTGTGAAAAATTTACGGACACTTCCACCATTTCAAACGTGCATCAATTTAATACGATTGGATCAGGTGCACCTGTTCAACAAGAAACTACAGCTTCATTTAGTCTTTATCCAAATCCCGCTGTTTCAGGGGTTACGATCTCATTGAATTTACAAGAGGCCGGAAATATTGTGATTTCATTGACGAACGCTTTAGGCCAGGAGATTCATGAAGAATCCTTTAAAGCTGCTGCAGGAAAAAGTCAGCGCGAGATCAAGTTAAAAGGATTACCGGCAGGGGCTTATACCGTTCAGATGAGAACTGAAAAACTGGTCAGCAAGCAGCAGTTAGTAATTCATTAA
- a CDS encoding aryl-sulfate sulfotransferase, with protein MNLFSSIVLTLFLNLFFAGSIFAQFEYISPKPNSLYHNPETNIILKSGSEMDQHSLKTELVQITGSISGVHAFKIVLSNDQKTILFYPTVKFEFDETVTVIIADGFKIKSGEEVKGTSFTFQIHPARDAATIEAIHLAGKHIREEEYGNELSSTDSGNGAANKLQPDCIYPELEITSTGNEYNAPVFMRNQRLNDNICFSRHIASNEGDSVYAVFDEFAGIDFKINYNGYLTYFDKGDSTFVMMDSAYNEIKKFHMGNGYPCDEHEFLVYPNGHSFLMSYDPQIIDMSVIVSGGATDAVVSGLVIQELDENDNVIFQWRSWDYLEITDAVMQVCLTCLEIDYVHGNSIDIDVDGNLLVSCRHLSAILKINRSTGDIIWQMGGENNEFTFINDPGPTHFYYQHHFRLLPDGNYSMFNNANYQIPQASGAKIFSLDQVTKTATLVWEYVHPKVVGYNEAFDYYVYGRAMGSVQLLPNGNWLIGWGLLTNPNFAPYPNVSEVDSAGNIVWELRYTDSTLVSYRAFKFDFIRCGYIADSSLMPTFVGSDSVDLSWDNSNNATSYIFQYKSFGATDWITMTLSTNSVSLNGLIPQTVYEWRVQGICDAYNDSSAFTATHVFNTIFDGIVNASVKKLLCNIYPNPATLQTSVTVYLPERGKLKLVVINLLGEIVYQNEPEAIAGKNLFTIPVGFLPRGIYTVQIATSQSQHTEQLVIQ; from the coding sequence ATGAATTTATTCTCTAGTATTGTACTGACACTTTTTCTGAATTTATTTTTTGCCGGAAGTATTTTTGCGCAGTTTGAATATATCTCTCCTAAACCGAACAGTCTGTATCACAATCCGGAGACCAATATCATTTTGAAATCCGGCAGTGAGATGGACCAGCATTCTCTGAAGACTGAGTTAGTACAAATTACCGGATCCATAAGCGGAGTACATGCCTTTAAGATCGTGCTTTCAAACGATCAAAAAACAATCCTCTTCTATCCTACCGTAAAGTTTGAATTTGATGAAACCGTTACCGTAATTATAGCAGATGGATTTAAAATAAAGTCCGGGGAAGAAGTGAAAGGCACAAGCTTTACCTTCCAAATACATCCTGCCAGGGATGCCGCAACTATTGAGGCCATTCATCTGGCAGGAAAACACATTCGCGAAGAAGAATACGGAAACGAACTTTCCTCAACAGATTCCGGAAATGGAGCGGCAAATAAATTACAGCCCGATTGTATTTATCCTGAACTTGAGATTACTTCAACTGGCAATGAATATAATGCCCCCGTGTTTATGCGCAATCAGCGCCTTAACGATAATATTTGTTTTTCGCGACACATTGCCAGCAATGAAGGAGATTCCGTATATGCCGTCTTTGATGAATTCGCTGGTATTGATTTCAAAATTAATTATAACGGATACCTTACGTATTTTGATAAAGGTGACAGCACCTTTGTGATGATGGATTCTGCCTATAACGAAATCAAGAAATTTCACATGGGGAATGGATATCCCTGTGATGAGCATGAATTTCTTGTGTATCCTAATGGTCATTCTTTTCTGATGAGTTATGATCCGCAGATCATCGATATGTCTGTGATTGTTTCAGGCGGAGCCACTGATGCCGTTGTATCAGGGCTGGTAATTCAGGAATTAGATGAAAACGACAATGTTATTTTTCAATGGAGAAGCTGGGATTATCTGGAGATTACAGATGCGGTGATGCAGGTTTGTCTCACATGTCTTGAAATTGATTATGTACACGGAAATTCCATTGACATAGATGTTGATGGCAACCTATTGGTTTCCTGCAGGCATTTGAGTGCCATTCTGAAAATTAATCGGTCCACCGGCGACATCATATGGCAGATGGGCGGTGAAAACAACGAATTTACTTTCATCAACGATCCGGGCCCTACTCATTTTTACTATCAACATCATTTTCGATTGTTGCCAGATGGCAATTATTCGATGTTTAATAATGCGAATTATCAGATTCCCCAGGCATCAGGGGCAAAGATTTTTTCATTGGACCAGGTTACAAAAACAGCAACGCTTGTTTGGGAATATGTGCATCCTAAAGTAGTAGGTTATAACGAAGCCTTTGATTATTATGTTTATGGAAGAGCAATGGGAAGTGTACAACTCTTACCGAATGGGAACTGGTTAATCGGCTGGGGCTTGCTTACCAATCCGAACTTTGCTCCCTATCCGAATGTATCGGAAGTTGACAGTGCAGGTAATATTGTATGGGAATTAAGATACACCGACAGCACACTTGTTTCTTATCGTGCTTTTAAATTTGATTTTATACGTTGCGGATATATTGCGGACAGTTCTTTGATGCCGACTTTTGTTGGGTCGGATTCAGTGGATCTGTCGTGGGATAATTCCAACAATGCAACATCTTATATTTTTCAATATAAGTCATTTGGCGCAACAGATTGGATTACTATGACTCTTTCAACTAATTCTGTTTCACTCAATGGGCTTATTCCGCAAACTGTTTATGAATGGCGTGTGCAGGGTATTTGTGATGCCTACAACGACTCTTCTGCTTTCACGGCAACACACGTGTTTAACACAATTTTTGATGGAATCGTTAATGCATCTGTAAAGAAGCTTCTCTGCAACATCTATCCTAATCCCGCAACATTGCAAACATCAGTAACTGTGTATTTGCCGGAGCGCGGTAAGTTGAAGCTGGTCGTTATAAATTTACTTGGCGAAATAGTTTACCAAAATGAACCGGAAGCTATTGCAGGCAAGAATTTGTTCACCATTCCCGTCGGTTTCTTACCTCGCGGAATATACACAGTTCAAATAGCTACCAGCCAATCACAGCATACTGAGCAGTTGGTGATTCAATAA
- a CDS encoding fibronectin type III domain-containing protein, which produces MKKTFLFLMVFAFSIHSYALTSITTKKVLDGPFCGGAALTVGYDIDASAITGNVFTAQLSDKDGNFASPTTIGSVTKKNSGNISCTLPAGLVTSKKYKIRVISSTPAVIGSPCANNVSINPKPNELSASGITACEITLNWASVSTAASYKVQYRVAGTTDWSSSIDAALANSYTFSGLASSTTYDLQVRAICENGEKSDWSKVTKTTSACPIPTSFIVTDIGLTTSSLNWNDALCSTGYLFQYRAFGEPDWIPLTTSTSNINLTGLSAATLYEAQVANDCGITNSAYTASIIWETQYFKVAGSAEMEASFKVFPNPSTGTFVVRYSNQTANAPVEINVQNMYGQVVFSAERQSTEGVNEEKIELRNATAGLYFVSIRSEGKEFKTSLMIK; this is translated from the coding sequence ATGAAAAAAACTTTTCTCTTCTTAATGGTATTTGCTTTTAGTATTCATTCTTACGCTCTTACTTCCATCACTACAAAAAAAGTGCTTGATGGTCCTTTTTGCGGCGGTGCTGCTTTAACCGTCGGCTATGATATAGATGCATCGGCCATCACCGGGAATGTATTTACCGCTCAGTTGAGTGACAAGGACGGAAATTTTGCATCCCCGACAACAATAGGTTCTGTTACAAAAAAAAATAGCGGAAACATTTCCTGCACGCTACCTGCGGGATTGGTAACCAGTAAAAAGTACAAAATCAGGGTTATCTCAAGCACTCCTGCTGTTATAGGGTCGCCTTGCGCTAACAATGTATCGATCAATCCCAAACCGAATGAATTATCGGCCAGTGGCATCACAGCTTGTGAGATTACGCTTAATTGGGCAAGCGTGTCAACCGCCGCTTCCTATAAGGTACAATACAGAGTTGCCGGTACCACCGATTGGTCTTCAAGTATTGATGCGGCATTAGCAAACAGTTACACTTTTAGCGGGCTGGCTTCATCAACCACTTACGACCTTCAGGTTCGTGCAATTTGTGAAAATGGTGAAAAGAGCGATTGGTCAAAGGTTACTAAAACCACCAGCGCCTGTCCTATACCAACAAGTTTCATTGTTACAGATATTGGATTAACAACTTCTTCTCTGAATTGGAATGATGCGCTATGTTCAACAGGCTATTTGTTCCAGTATCGCGCTTTTGGTGAACCCGACTGGATTCCACTTACAACTTCTACCAGCAATATAAATTTGACTGGTCTTTCTGCCGCTACCTTGTATGAAGCCCAGGTGGCCAATGATTGTGGAATCACTAATTCTGCCTACACCGCTTCCATTATCTGGGAAACACAATATTTCAAAGTGGCAGGTAGTGCTGAGATGGAAGCATCTTTCAAAGTATTTCCAAATCCTTCCACCGGAACATTTGTTGTTAGATATAGCAACCAGACTGCAAATGCACCGGTTGAAATTAATGTTCAAAACATGTACGGCCAGGTTGTCTTCAGTGCTGAAAGGCAATCAACTGAAGGTGTTAATGAAGAGAAAATTGAACTTAGGAATGCTACGGCAGGACTTTATTTCGTGAGTATCAGATCAGAAGGTAAGGAATTCAAAACTTCATTGATGATTAAATAA
- a CDS encoding DUF3179 domain-containing protein, which translates to MMKSVLVFLSGWLLLVIPELLRIYFIMPFPGSQNSDTVSIAYFLHRYILLFRITGVIIIAIPLYRFILSGKWWQKIMVVLLAGFAGIVFYLTTQVMQADKMFLTPHHRIFANVTDNAVNENQLVTGCEINGAASCYPIQIIAYHHKVYDTVGGTPVLITYCSVCRTGRVYSPIIDGKFQDFRLVGMDHFNAMLEDAETKSWWRQENGEAVAGMQKGKFLTELPSQQMTLKAWINRFPQTRIMQPDPDFKKEYASLEGFDYGTINGSLEGTSHNSWEPKSWVIGINIATKSRAYDWMQLKQELLLNDTLNEVPLLLVIEEDLMTFHVWSRIVNENTLNFVKSDSGNVFYDSNTNSTWNYKGECVAGPLSGSKLSILPAYQEFWHSWQQFHPNTSRFSSN; encoded by the coding sequence ATGATGAAATCAGTTTTAGTATTCTTATCAGGATGGTTGCTATTGGTGATACCTGAATTGCTTCGTATATATTTTATTATGCCATTTCCGGGAAGCCAAAACTCAGATACCGTAAGCATTGCTTATTTTTTGCATCGTTATATTCTTTTATTCAGAATAACCGGAGTAATAATTATTGCTATTCCTTTATACAGATTTATATTAAGTGGGAAATGGTGGCAAAAAATTATGGTTGTATTATTAGCCGGATTCGCAGGAATTGTTTTCTATTTAACAACACAGGTGATGCAGGCAGATAAAATGTTTCTGACTCCTCATCATAGGATTTTTGCTAATGTAACTGATAATGCTGTAAACGAAAATCAATTAGTGACAGGGTGTGAAATAAATGGAGCAGCCAGTTGCTATCCGATCCAGATAATCGCCTATCATCATAAAGTGTACGATACAGTTGGTGGCACTCCTGTATTGATTACTTATTGCTCTGTTTGCAGAACCGGTCGTGTTTATAGTCCGATAATTGATGGAAAATTCCAGGACTTCCGGCTTGTGGGCATGGACCATTTCAATGCAATGCTGGAAGATGCGGAAACGAAGAGCTGGTGGAGGCAGGAAAACGGAGAGGCTGTAGCAGGAATGCAAAAAGGTAAATTCCTTACAGAACTCCCCTCGCAGCAAATGACACTTAAGGCATGGATCAACAGGTTTCCACAAACAAGAATTATGCAGCCTGATCCGGATTTCAAGAAAGAATATGCTTCACTCGAAGGGTTTGATTATGGAACTATCAACGGTAGTCTCGAAGGAACATCGCATAACTCGTGGGAGCCAAAATCGTGGGTGATTGGAATCAACATTGCAACCAAGTCGCGTGCTTATGACTGGATGCAGTTGAAACAAGAACTACTTCTGAATGATACTTTAAATGAAGTGCCACTTCTTTTGGTGATAGAAGAAGACCTGATGACTTTTCATGTGTGGAGCAGAATTGTGAATGAAAATACACTGAACTTTGTCAAAAGTGATTCAGGAAACGTATTTTATGATTCGAACACAAATTCAACCTGGAACTACAAAGGCGAATGTGTTGCAGGACCATTAAGTGGAAGTAAACTTTCGATACTTCCGGCTTACCAGGAATTCTGGCATTCATGGCAGCAGTTTCACCCAAATACATCAAGGTTTAGCAGTAACTAA
- a CDS encoding amino acid ABC transporter substrate-binding protein: protein MTSVQNRLQPLSGSKILALAFCCWLSSCTTTKTGTGSKENIPLPQNKEGISKQATKEVPVTIPDKKPYKKTSYTIAMLLPFGSSKAYISNLDEPGGYNFPEESQLAAEYYQGALMALDSLQQLGLNVKLLVHDVGLDTIQLKKNLMAPDLISADLIIGPVGNSNLKIACDFSLSHKIWLVSPFSVMVNGHSPNPNYVLANATLRSHCEKIYDYISRKNYNSKVYLIYKKRPADLELVNYFKEYQSSDQSPNNHAIQFVELTDSSKIKFNQVKDALSDSGRNIIIVPSNDEIFVRFVLRQLNGLTDAFLMEVYGMPTWVNFDLIPREQFVNVSTHITQNFWIDKSGAAAEKFKNAYVEKFKVNPTDYAVKGYDQLLYFGNILIKQGIDFETAFKQSETTELAERFSLQPVLSNSDQSFLYYENKSVFMLQYETDKLRKLTY, encoded by the coding sequence ATGACATCAGTTCAAAACCGCCTTCAACCATTGAGTGGGAGTAAAATCCTGGCGCTTGCCTTTTGCTGTTGGCTTAGCTCTTGCACGACTACGAAAACAGGAACAGGTTCAAAAGAAAATATTCCTCTTCCTCAGAATAAAGAAGGAATTTCTAAACAAGCGACCAAAGAGGTACCCGTCACAATTCCTGATAAGAAACCATATAAAAAGACCTCGTATACAATTGCCATGCTGTTGCCATTCGGGAGTTCTAAGGCATATATCAGCAATCTTGATGAGCCTGGTGGTTACAACTTTCCCGAAGAAAGTCAACTTGCAGCGGAATATTACCAGGGGGCATTAATGGCGTTGGATTCGCTGCAACAACTTGGATTAAATGTAAAACTATTGGTGCATGATGTGGGATTGGATACCATTCAACTTAAAAAAAATCTGATGGCTCCTGATCTTATTTCTGCAGATTTGATTATCGGTCCTGTTGGTAATAGCAATCTTAAGATTGCCTGCGATTTTTCGTTATCTCATAAGATTTGGCTGGTGTCTCCCTTTTCTGTAATGGTGAATGGACATTCACCCAACCCCAATTACGTGCTTGCAAATGCAACCCTCAGGTCTCATTGCGAGAAGATTTACGATTATATTAGCCGCAAGAATTACAACAGCAAAGTTTATCTTATTTACAAAAAACGCCCTGCCGATCTCGAATTGGTAAACTATTTTAAAGAATACCAATCTTCGGACCAAAGCCCAAATAATCATGCGATTCAATTTGTTGAGCTCACAGACAGTAGCAAAATCAAATTCAATCAGGTAAAAGATGCTTTGTCTGACTCCGGACGCAATATTATTATAGTGCCTTCCAATGATGAGATTTTTGTTCGCTTTGTCTTAAGGCAACTGAACGGCCTTACGGACGCATTTCTGATGGAAGTTTACGGAATGCCTACTTGGGTAAACTTTGATTTGATACCAAGGGAGCAATTTGTAAATGTATCTACTCACATTACTCAAAATTTTTGGATTGATAAGTCAGGCGCAGCTGCTGAAAAGTTTAAGAATGCCTATGTTGAGAAATTCAAGGTGAATCCCACTGATTATGCCGTGAAAGGTTATGATCAACTCTTGTATTTCGGCAACATTCTGATAAAGCAGGGAATTGATTTTGAAACTGCGTTCAAACAATCGGAAACTACTGAATTGGCCGAACGGTTTTCTTTGCAACCTGTGTTATCAAACAGCGATCAGTCTTTCCTTTATTATGAAAATAAATCAGTATTTATGCTTCAATATGAAACTGATAAATTGCGAAAACTTACCTACTAA